From a region of the Candidatus Rhabdochlamydia porcellionis genome:
- the recJ gene encoding single-stranded-DNA-specific exonuclease RecJ translates to MILNYCDPIWVYPKVDPEWHKTIIKEFSIHPVTAYVLASRNFKTLEEIHDFLYAKLPHLFDPHLFPDMDKAVHRVLQALSQKENILIYGDNDVDGITAAALLTEFLRFIGGNIFFYIPNRNSLKQSLILDAIDFAIQKQCKLIITVDCGITAANEIQEAVKKNIDVIVTDHHEPTAKLPHCIATLNPKLFNSTYPNRNLTGVGVAFKLAHAITNTLIANGSISPTKIDLKRYLDLVALGTIADMGSLLGENRILVRYGLRQMRKTRRIGLTKLFSICSLKLGEITPIDIASKVAPRLNSLGRIADPLKGIELLLIRDANAAESLAKELDLNNIERQKIERRDSEDVEQYILRNPQILHQKAIVIFSNKWHPGIIPIITARIAKQYNRPTVVISIDQGLGKGSIRTIPEFPLLQQLRESSDLLENFGGHDFAAGLTIKEENILAFKEQFIKAANLHLKDQDIIAKIYLNANIQFGDLTFDFMESFNLLEPFGNENPAPILYCDAKQIWPPKIVGKTHLKLYLEQQDRMLEGIAFGMADKKQRLLKKKLLLHIAFTPHINNFLNKSSIQLQIRDFQLANFS, encoded by the coding sequence ATGATATTAAACTACTGCGATCCTATATGGGTTTATCCCAAAGTTGATCCAGAATGGCATAAAACAATTATTAAAGAATTTAGCATTCATCCTGTTACAGCCTATGTTCTAGCTTCTAGAAATTTTAAAACTTTAGAAGAGATACATGATTTTTTATATGCTAAACTCCCTCACTTGTTTGATCCTCACCTCTTCCCTGATATGGATAAAGCTGTACACCGCGTATTGCAAGCCCTTTCTCAAAAGGAAAATATTCTCATCTATGGAGATAATGATGTCGATGGAATTACAGCAGCAGCACTTCTAACAGAATTTTTAAGATTTATTGGTGGGAATATTTTTTTCTATATACCTAATCGCAACTCACTTAAACAGAGTTTAATTCTTGATGCTATTGACTTTGCTATCCAAAAACAATGTAAATTAATTATTACAGTGGATTGCGGCATTACCGCTGCTAATGAAATTCAGGAAGCTGTAAAAAAAAATATCGATGTAATTGTAACAGATCATCATGAGCCCACCGCAAAGCTGCCACACTGTATTGCCACATTAAATCCTAAGTTATTTAATAGTACTTATCCTAATCGAAATCTTACCGGAGTAGGCGTTGCCTTTAAACTAGCTCACGCTATTACAAATACTTTGATTGCAAACGGGTCTATTAGTCCTACAAAAATCGATCTTAAACGCTATTTAGATTTAGTTGCTTTAGGCACAATTGCTGATATGGGTTCTCTTTTGGGTGAAAATAGAATCCTGGTACGTTATGGTCTACGCCAAATGCGAAAAACCAGAAGAATTGGCCTTACTAAATTATTTTCTATCTGTAGTCTTAAATTAGGAGAGATCACTCCTATTGATATTGCTTCTAAAGTAGCCCCCCGTCTCAATAGTCTGGGAAGAATTGCAGATCCTCTTAAAGGTATTGAGTTGCTATTAATTCGAGATGCTAATGCAGCTGAATCTTTAGCAAAAGAATTAGACCTAAATAACATTGAAAGACAAAAAATTGAAAGACGCGATTCTGAAGATGTAGAGCAGTATATTTTACGTAATCCCCAAATACTTCATCAAAAAGCCATAGTCATCTTTTCTAATAAATGGCACCCTGGAATTATTCCGATTATTACTGCTCGTATTGCCAAACAATATAATAGGCCAACTGTAGTTATTTCCATTGACCAGGGACTAGGAAAGGGCTCTATAAGGACAATTCCTGAATTTCCTCTTTTACAACAATTACGTGAAAGTAGTGATCTCTTGGAAAACTTTGGAGGCCATGACTTCGCAGCAGGCCTGACTATTAAAGAAGAAAACATTCTCGCTTTTAAAGAGCAATTTATAAAAGCTGCTAATCTTCATCTCAAAGATCAGGATATCATTGCTAAAATCTATCTAAATGCAAATATCCAATTTGGAGATTTAACTTTTGATTTTATGGAATCTTTTAATTTGCTTGAACCTTTTGGAAATGAAAATCCTGCCCCAATTCTCTATTGTGATGCTAAACAGATTTGGCCTCCAAAAATCGTTGGGAAAACTCATCTTAAGCTTTATCTCGAACAACAAGATCGTATGCTAGAAGGCATTGCTTTTGGAATGGCCGACAAAAAACAGCGCCTACTTAAAAAAAAACTACTATTACATATTGCATTTACCCCTCATATTAACAACTTTCTAAATAAATCAAGTATCCAATTACAAATTCGCGACTTTCAACTTGCTAACTTTTCTTAA